From Microlunatus capsulatus, a single genomic window includes:
- a CDS encoding lysophospholipid acyltransferase family protein produces MSSRSRYTSPVHAGARFVAQRLILKPAIWRMTTVTVLGQENLEGVTGPYVVVSNHSSHLDAPLIITALPHKLSRYVAAGAAADYFFDVWWRKGLTSLFFNAFPVDRTGLRGRKGLATSLLDDGVPLLLFPEGTRSRTGEMGSFKPGAAALCISRDVPCLPVAIVGASEAMPHGRNWPDRGRPPVYVTFGEPMRPEEGEKVAQFSERIAKEVRSLYDYTTSYREDHA; encoded by the coding sequence GTGTCCAGCCGCAGCCGTTACACCTCCCCCGTGCACGCCGGGGCGCGGTTCGTCGCGCAGCGGCTGATCCTCAAGCCCGCGATCTGGCGGATGACCACCGTCACCGTGCTGGGCCAGGAGAACCTCGAGGGCGTCACCGGTCCCTACGTCGTGGTCTCGAACCACAGCTCGCACCTCGACGCCCCCCTCATCATCACCGCCCTGCCGCACAAGCTGTCGCGCTACGTCGCCGCGGGGGCCGCCGCCGACTACTTCTTCGACGTCTGGTGGCGCAAGGGCCTCACCTCGCTGTTCTTCAACGCCTTCCCCGTCGACCGCACCGGCCTGCGCGGCCGGAAGGGCCTGGCCACCAGCCTGCTCGACGACGGCGTGCCGCTCCTGCTGTTCCCCGAGGGCACCCGCTCGCGCACCGGGGAGATGGGCTCGTTCAAGCCCGGAGCGGCCGCGCTCTGCATCAGCCGCGACGTACCCTGTCTGCCGGTGGCCATCGTGGGGGCCTCCGAGGCCATGCCGCACGGCAGGAACTGGCCGGACCGCGGTCGCCCGCCGGTCTACGTGACCTTCGGCGAGCCGATGCGTCCGGAGGAGGGCGAGAAGGTCGCCCAGTTCTCCGAGCGGATCGCCAAGGAAGTGCGGAGCCTGTACGACTACACCACCAGCTATCGCGAGGACCACGCCTGA
- a CDS encoding SDR family NAD(P)-dependent oxidoreductase, with amino-acid sequence MATALVTGGTSGIGAAFARALAARGDDLVLVARDAARLETTATELRERYRVGVEVLAADLAVKADVERVAARLGEAERPVDLLVNNAGFGIRQRLVSEDLSAFEQGFDVMVHAVMVLSAAAARAMTARGHGAVVNVGSTAGYVTMGGYSALKSFVGVYTEGLANELVGTGVTATVLCPGWVRTEFHERADIGTGSIPSWMWLDADALVAECLRDVSAGKVISIPSRRYQVLMLAARLAPRPLVRRASRALSSSRH; translated from the coding sequence ATGGCGACAGCACTGGTGACGGGCGGCACGTCGGGGATCGGGGCGGCGTTCGCGCGGGCCCTGGCGGCCCGGGGCGACGACCTGGTCCTGGTCGCCCGCGACGCGGCCCGGCTCGAGACCACGGCGACCGAGCTGCGGGAGCGGTACCGCGTCGGGGTCGAGGTGCTGGCCGCCGACCTGGCCGTCAAGGCTGACGTCGAGCGGGTCGCGGCCCGGCTGGGCGAGGCCGAGCGGCCCGTCGACCTGCTGGTCAACAACGCCGGCTTCGGGATCCGGCAGCGGCTCGTGTCGGAGGACCTGTCCGCCTTCGAGCAGGGCTTCGACGTCATGGTGCACGCGGTGATGGTGCTCTCGGCCGCCGCGGCCCGGGCGATGACCGCCCGGGGGCACGGCGCCGTCGTCAACGTCGGCAGCACCGCCGGCTACGTGACGATGGGCGGCTACTCGGCCCTGAAGTCCTTCGTCGGCGTCTACACCGAGGGCCTGGCCAACGAGCTCGTGGGCACCGGCGTCACCGCCACCGTGCTCTGCCCCGGCTGGGTGCGGACCGAGTTCCACGAGCGCGCCGACATCGGCACCGGCTCCATCCCGTCGTGGATGTGGCTGGACGCCGACGCGCTGGTCGCGGAGTGCCTCCGCGACGTGTCCGCCGGCAAGGTGATCTCCATCCCGTCGCGCCGCTACCAGGTGCTCATGCTGGCCGCCCGGCTGGCCCCGCGCCCCCTGGTCCGGCGGGCCTCGCGCGCGCTGTCCTCCAGCCGGCACTGA
- a CDS encoding acetate kinase: MSAEPGSGPVLVLNAGSSSLKYQLLDPAGGDVRAKGTVERIGEEGSGVADHHAAVEQMSAALADAGVDLATAGVRAVGHRVVHGGPDFSDPVVVDDDVVARIEALSPLAPLHNPGAVAGIEAARAQLDVPHVAVFDTAFFATLPPAASTYALPRALSERYRIRRYGMHGTSHRYVSRAVPALVGRPLEELDQVVLHLGNGCSASAVHHGRAVDTSMGLTPLQGLVMGTRSGDVDPGLHSYLHREAGLSVEEIDDLLNKQSGLKGLSGVNDFRQLQEHRAAGDEAAALAFDVYVHRLKHYLGAYLVQLGRLDVLTFTAGVGENNAALRAAVVEGLGGLGLAVDPGRNASPSREARVISPDGAPVTVAVVPTNEELEIARQTVALLDGTEG, from the coding sequence GTGAGCGCGGAGCCGGGCAGCGGGCCCGTCCTCGTCCTCAACGCCGGGTCGTCGTCGCTGAAGTACCAGCTGCTCGACCCCGCCGGCGGCGACGTGCGGGCCAAGGGCACCGTCGAGCGGATCGGCGAGGAGGGCAGCGGGGTCGCCGACCACCACGCCGCCGTCGAGCAGATGTCCGCCGCGCTGGCCGACGCCGGCGTCGACCTGGCCACCGCGGGCGTCCGCGCCGTCGGCCACCGGGTGGTGCACGGCGGGCCGGACTTCTCCGACCCCGTCGTGGTCGACGACGACGTGGTGGCCCGGATCGAGGCGCTCAGCCCGCTGGCCCCGCTGCACAACCCGGGTGCCGTCGCCGGCATCGAGGCGGCCCGCGCGCAGCTGGACGTGCCGCACGTGGCCGTCTTCGACACCGCCTTCTTCGCCACCCTGCCGCCCGCGGCGTCCACCTACGCCCTGCCGCGCGCCCTGTCCGAGCGGTACCGGATCCGCCGCTACGGCATGCACGGCACCTCGCACCGCTACGTCTCCCGCGCCGTTCCCGCCCTGGTCGGCCGACCGCTGGAGGAGCTCGACCAGGTCGTCCTGCACCTGGGCAACGGCTGCTCGGCCTCCGCCGTCCACCACGGCCGGGCGGTCGACACCTCGATGGGCCTGACGCCGCTGCAGGGCCTGGTGATGGGCACCCGCTCCGGCGACGTCGACCCGGGGCTGCACTCCTACCTGCACCGCGAGGCCGGGCTGTCGGTCGAGGAGATCGACGACCTGCTCAACAAGCAGTCCGGGCTCAAGGGCCTCAGCGGCGTCAACGACTTCCGCCAGCTGCAGGAGCACCGCGCGGCCGGTGACGAGGCCGCCGCGCTGGCCTTCGACGTCTACGTCCACCGGCTCAAGCACTACCTCGGCGCCTACCTCGTCCAGCTGGGCCGGCTGGACGTGCTGACCTTCACCGCCGGCGTCGGGGAGAACAACGCCGCCCTGCGCGCCGCCGTCGTCGAGGGCCTCGGCGGCCTCGGCCTCGCCGTCGACCCCGGGCGCAATGCGTCGCCGAGCCGCGAGGCCCGCGTCATCTCCCCCGACGGCGCCCCGGTCACCGTCGCGGTGGTGCCGACGAACGAGGAGCTGGAGATCGCCCGGCAGACCGTCGCCCTGCTCGACGGCACGGAGGGCTGA
- the pta gene encoding phosphate acetyltransferase: MSRSVYVASPEGLTGKSAVALGLLDALVREVGSVGVFRPLTTALHSGDDDVDLIVDLLVSQPGVQQEYADAIGVTYDAARTDPDEALHVIVERFGHLADRYDVILVLGSDYTDVSTGTELSLNAKIAANLGSPVVLVVHGRERTPEQVRTAADGAIAELRANHAQTVAVIANRVEAAEVEPTMAALAGLAPLVVAAIPESPVLSAPTFRALVEAAGAELTLGSESWMDRESLGLIVAAMSLPNVLARLGPDVTVIAPSDRTDLIPGLMLAHQSGTFPTLAGILLTGGYPLPDTIRRLSEGVQQDLPIALTADGTFATAEKLMRVRGPMTKGSTSKVETARRLFAEQVDQAALLAAVDVPATEVRTPLMFEYQLVERARADRQHIVLPEASDDRILEAAAILLRRGVADLTLLGEETKVRARGSALGLDLDAAAVVSPTDPELVERFAAAYTEARAHKGMTLEVARERVTDISYFGTMMVHLGLADGMVSGAVNTTAHTIRPALEFVKTRPGVDTVSSVFLMCLADRVLVYGDCAVIPEPTTEQLADIALSSADTARQFGIDPRVAMLSYSTGSSGSGAEVEKVRAATALVAERAPELPLEGPIQYDAAVDPGVARTKLPDSVVAGRATVFVFPDLNTGNNTYKAVQRSAHAVAIGPVLQGLRKPVNDLSRGALVEDIVNTVAITAVQAQGVQA; encoded by the coding sequence ATGAGCCGGAGCGTGTACGTGGCCTCACCCGAGGGCCTGACGGGCAAGTCCGCGGTGGCGCTGGGCCTGCTGGACGCGCTGGTCCGCGAGGTGGGCTCGGTCGGGGTGTTCCGGCCGCTGACCACGGCGCTGCACTCCGGGGACGACGACGTCGACCTCATCGTCGACCTGCTCGTCAGCCAGCCGGGGGTCCAGCAGGAGTACGCGGACGCGATCGGGGTCACCTACGACGCCGCCCGCACCGACCCCGACGAGGCGCTGCACGTCATCGTCGAGCGCTTCGGGCACCTGGCCGACCGCTACGACGTCATCCTCGTCCTCGGCTCGGACTACACCGACGTCTCGACGGGCACGGAGCTGTCGCTCAACGCCAAGATCGCGGCCAACCTCGGCTCGCCCGTCGTCCTCGTGGTGCACGGCCGGGAGCGGACGCCCGAGCAGGTCCGGACCGCCGCCGACGGCGCCATCGCCGAGCTGCGCGCCAACCACGCCCAGACGGTCGCCGTCATCGCCAACCGGGTGGAGGCCGCCGAGGTCGAGCCGACGATGGCCGCGCTCGCCGGCCTGGCCCCCCTCGTCGTCGCGGCCATCCCCGAGAGCCCCGTGCTCTCCGCCCCGACCTTCCGCGCCCTGGTCGAGGCGGCCGGCGCGGAGCTCACGCTGGGCAGCGAGAGCTGGATGGACCGGGAGTCCCTGGGGCTGATCGTGGCCGCGATGAGCCTGCCCAACGTGCTGGCCCGGCTGGGCCCCGACGTCACCGTCATCGCCCCGAGCGACCGCACCGACCTCATCCCCGGGCTGATGCTGGCGCACCAGTCGGGCACCTTCCCGACGCTGGCCGGCATCCTGCTGACCGGCGGCTACCCGCTGCCCGACACCATCCGGCGGCTGTCGGAGGGCGTGCAGCAGGACCTGCCCATCGCGCTCACCGCGGACGGCACCTTCGCCACCGCCGAGAAGCTCATGCGGGTCCGCGGGCCGATGACCAAGGGGTCCACCAGCAAGGTCGAGACGGCCCGCCGGCTGTTCGCCGAGCAGGTCGACCAGGCCGCGCTGCTGGCCGCGGTCGACGTGCCGGCCACCGAGGTGCGCACACCGCTGATGTTCGAGTACCAGCTGGTGGAGCGGGCCCGGGCCGACCGCCAGCACATCGTGCTGCCCGAGGCGAGCGACGACCGGATCCTCGAGGCGGCCGCCATCCTGCTCCGCCGCGGCGTCGCCGACCTCACCCTGCTGGGCGAGGAGACCAAGGTGCGGGCCCGGGGCTCGGCCCTGGGCCTCGACCTGGACGCCGCCGCGGTCGTCTCCCCCACCGACCCGGAGCTGGTGGAGCGGTTCGCGGCCGCCTACACCGAGGCCCGCGCGCACAAGGGGATGACGCTGGAGGTCGCCCGCGAGCGGGTCACCGACATCTCCTACTTCGGCACGATGATGGTGCACCTCGGCCTGGCCGACGGGATGGTCTCCGGGGCGGTCAACACCACCGCGCACACCATCCGCCCGGCCCTGGAGTTCGTGAAGACCCGGCCGGGCGTCGACACCGTCTCCAGCGTCTTCCTCATGTGCCTGGCCGACAGGGTGCTGGTCTACGGCGACTGCGCCGTCATCCCCGAGCCGACGACCGAGCAGCTGGCCGACATCGCGCTGTCCTCGGCCGACACCGCCCGCCAGTTCGGCATCGACCCCCGCGTCGCGATGCTGTCCTACTCCACCGGCAGCTCGGGCTCGGGTGCGGAGGTGGAGAAGGTGCGGGCGGCCACCGCGCTCGTCGCGGAGCGGGCCCCGGAGCTGCCGCTGGAGGGGCCGATCCAGTACGACGCGGCCGTCGACCCCGGGGTGGCCCGGACGAAGCTGCCGGACTCGGTGGTGGCGGGTCGGGCGACGGTGTTCGTCTTCCCCGACCTCAACACGGGCAACAACACCTACAAGGCGGTGCAGCGCAGCGCGCACGCCGTCGCCATCGGGCCCGTCCTGCAGGGCCTGCGCAAGCCCGTCAACGACCTGTCCCGGGGAGCCCTGGTGGAGGACATCGTCAACACCGTCGCCATCACGGCGGTCCAGGCGCAGGGGGTCCAGGCGTGA
- a CDS encoding serine/threonine-protein kinase: MPIEPPQIPGLTDWRPLARGGFAVVWEARQVTLDRLVAVKVDQRRLDVESERLRFLREAGAAGQMSAHPGIVTVHDAGILADDRPYLVMELCPGGSLTRYLDADARPSAERVREIGVRIADALAATHARGVLHRDVKPANILVDAYDRVGLADFGLAAMPGPDAPRAEAFEGVTPAYTAPEVLHRSAPAPAGDVYSLAATLYALLAGRPPRWPEGPTPGLADVVARHREPLEPLVDVDPGLAAVLTEALDLDPAARPTAAGLRDRLAALPLGAEPEPEPTPGAVTARADTGPDATAERRRRRLLVLPLVAVVLAALVVAAVLLGGRDPGGSAAPGTPVATPAPSTASPPAGASASPTTAGPTRAAALPPGYEDCSADLGGTSYCPTEPECWAGIISVFDLPSLGTPRDCGETHVYQTFAAGPLDVEVRRQSQLEDLRAVERLCDADVLDAMLDDADRGTDWEVLALPPQEADGSDRVYRCLFGRGDRDAPVRLTKG; this comes from the coding sequence ATGCCGATCGAACCCCCGCAGATCCCGGGGCTCACGGACTGGCGTCCGCTGGCCCGCGGCGGTTTCGCCGTGGTCTGGGAGGCGCGGCAGGTCACCCTGGACCGGTTGGTCGCGGTGAAGGTCGACCAGCGCCGGCTGGACGTGGAGTCCGAGCGGCTCCGCTTCCTCCGCGAGGCCGGCGCCGCCGGCCAGATGTCCGCGCACCCGGGCATCGTCACCGTCCACGACGCCGGGATCCTCGCCGACGACCGGCCCTACCTGGTCATGGAGCTGTGCCCGGGCGGCTCGCTCACCCGCTACCTCGACGCCGACGCGCGGCCGTCGGCGGAGCGGGTGCGGGAGATCGGGGTGCGGATCGCCGACGCGCTGGCCGCCACCCACGCCCGCGGCGTCCTGCACCGCGACGTGAAGCCGGCCAACATCCTCGTCGACGCCTACGACCGGGTGGGGCTGGCCGACTTCGGCCTCGCGGCGATGCCCGGGCCCGACGCCCCGCGCGCCGAGGCCTTCGAGGGCGTGACACCCGCCTACACCGCGCCCGAGGTGCTGCACCGCAGCGCGCCCGCGCCGGCCGGCGACGTCTACTCCCTGGCCGCCACGCTCTACGCCCTGCTGGCGGGCCGGCCGCCGCGCTGGCCGGAGGGCCCGACGCCCGGGCTGGCCGACGTCGTCGCCCGGCACCGGGAGCCGCTGGAGCCGCTGGTCGACGTCGACCCCGGGCTGGCCGCGGTGCTCACCGAGGCGCTCGACCTCGACCCCGCCGCCCGCCCCACCGCCGCCGGTCTGCGCGATCGCCTCGCCGCGCTGCCGCTCGGGGCGGAGCCGGAGCCGGAGCCCACCCCGGGTGCCGTCACCGCGCGGGCCGACACCGGTCCGGACGCCACGGCGGAGCGCCGACGCCGGCGGCTGCTGGTCCTGCCGCTGGTCGCCGTGGTGCTGGCTGCCCTGGTGGTGGCGGCCGTGCTGCTGGGCGGCCGGGACCCGGGCGGGTCCGCGGCGCCGGGGACCCCGGTCGCCACCCCGGCCCCGTCGACGGCGTCGCCACCCGCGGGCGCGTCGGCGTCGCCGACCACCGCCGGCCCCACCCGGGCCGCCGCCCTGCCGCCCGGCTACGAGGACTGCTCGGCGGATCTCGGCGGCACGAGCTACTGCCCCACCGAGCCCGAGTGCTGGGCCGGGATCATCTCGGTGTTCGACCTGCCCTCGCTGGGCACGCCGCGCGACTGCGGCGAGACGCACGTCTACCAGACCTTCGCCGCCGGTCCGCTGGACGTCGAGGTGCGGCGGCAGTCCCAGCTGGAGGACCTGCGGGCCGTCGAGCGGCTCTGCGACGCCGACGTGCTGGACGCGATGCTCGACGACGCCGACCGCGGCACCGACTGGGAGGTGCTGGCGCTGCCCCCGCAGGAGGCCGACGGCAGCGACCGGGTCTACCGGTGCCTGTTCGGACGGGGCGACCGGGACGCTCCCGTCCGGCTCACGAAGGGCTGA
- a CDS encoding winged helix-turn-helix domain-containing protein — MTAAGRHPRHGLDEVVHSPVRFSITATLSGVDRAEFGFVRDAVEITDSALSKQVAVLEQAGYVTVTKGYVGKRPRTWLALSPAGRAAFERHLAALTEIAARARDTATADPGAVSPS; from the coding sequence GTGACCGCCGCCGGCCGGCACCCGCGGCACGGGCTGGACGAGGTCGTCCACTCCCCCGTCCGCTTCTCCATCACCGCCACGCTCTCGGGCGTCGACCGGGCCGAGTTCGGCTTCGTCCGGGACGCCGTCGAGATCACCGACTCGGCCCTCTCCAAGCAGGTCGCCGTGCTGGAGCAGGCCGGCTACGTCACGGTCACCAAGGGCTACGTCGGCAAGCGCCCGCGGACCTGGCTCGCCCTCAGCCCCGCGGGTCGTGCCGCCTTCGAGCGCCACCTGGCCGCGCTGACCGAGATCGCGGCCCGCGCCCGCGACACCGCGACGGCCGACCCGGGTGCCGTCAGCCCTTCGTGA
- a CDS encoding deoxyribonuclease IV: MTTTLAIGGHGEQADPVGEARAREATLAQFFLGDPQGWKGPEFAHPGGAAGLRAEAEEAGIALYVHAPYVLNVATSNNRIRIPSRKFLQQYLHAAAEVGAAGVVVHGGHVLKADDPETGFDNWRKCVERLEMPVPLLIENTAGGDNAMARRLERVARLWDAVGDAPGGDAVGFCLDTCHAHAGGEELVGLVDRARAITGRIDLVHANDSRDGFDSGADRHANVGAGQLDPQALAEVVRLAGAPVVVETPGGPEGQAQDIAWFREHV; the protein is encoded by the coding sequence ATGACGACGACGCTGGCGATCGGTGGGCACGGCGAGCAGGCGGACCCCGTCGGGGAGGCCCGCGCCCGGGAGGCGACGCTGGCGCAGTTCTTCCTCGGCGACCCGCAGGGCTGGAAGGGCCCCGAGTTCGCCCACCCCGGCGGCGCCGCGGGCCTGCGGGCCGAGGCCGAGGAGGCCGGGATCGCGCTCTACGTGCACGCGCCCTACGTCCTCAACGTGGCGACCAGCAACAACCGCATCCGCATCCCCAGCCGCAAGTTCCTCCAGCAGTACCTGCACGCCGCCGCCGAGGTCGGGGCCGCGGGCGTGGTGGTGCACGGCGGGCACGTGCTCAAGGCCGACGACCCCGAGACCGGCTTCGACAACTGGCGCAAGTGCGTCGAGCGGCTCGAGATGCCCGTCCCGCTGCTGATCGAGAACACCGCGGGCGGGGACAACGCGATGGCCCGCCGGCTGGAGCGCGTGGCGCGGCTGTGGGACGCCGTCGGGGACGCCCCGGGCGGGGACGCGGTCGGCTTCTGCCTCGACACCTGCCACGCCCACGCCGGCGGCGAGGAGCTGGTGGGCCTGGTCGACCGCGCGCGCGCCATCACCGGCCGGATCGACCTGGTGCACGCCAACGACTCCCGCGACGGCTTCGACTCCGGCGCCGACCGGCACGCCAACGTCGGGGCCGGCCAGCTGGACCCGCAGGCCCTCGCGGAGGTCGTCCGGCTGGCCGGCGCCCCCGTGGTGGTGGAGACGCCCGGCGGGCCGGAGGGCCAGGCGCAGGACATCGCCTGGTTCCGCGAGCACGTCTGA
- a CDS encoding alpha/beta hydrolase-fold protein, with protein MSDVRPGGADPAARPPAGTKARPRRLPVNRLRDRIRRLAAEGQPPEAALQRFFERHDFPVVEGLRCTFAVRVGDADAVTLRHRVVGLADPLPLRRLAGTDLWYVVVEIPPDSRVEYQFEARRGDSYERFNDPGNPRQARGPFGSSSVLHGAGYVTPSWAVHDPDARPGELVETWIRSTAQRRDNRVTLYLPARFRRSARYPLLVVHDGGDYLEYAAMKTVLDNLIHRLDVAEAVVAFTHPGDRLVEYPNSSAHARWIATELVGRLEEDLPLAPGPGARALMGSSFGAVASLSTAVRHPGTFGSLLLQSGSFVFTDIGADHGEDRAFDPVVRFVNRYRARPTRVADRLFVSCGVYEDLIVQNRSMLPVLSGTGMEVEYVESRDGHNWESWRDRLQDGLGFVLPGEAMFVYE; from the coding sequence GTGAGCGACGTCCGTCCCGGCGGCGCCGATCCCGCCGCCCGCCCGCCCGCCGGCACCAAGGCCCGGCCACGGCGGCTGCCGGTCAACCGGCTGCGCGACCGGATCCGCCGCCTCGCGGCCGAGGGCCAGCCGCCCGAGGCCGCCCTGCAGCGCTTCTTCGAGCGGCACGACTTCCCGGTGGTCGAGGGACTGCGCTGCACCTTCGCCGTCCGGGTGGGCGACGCCGACGCCGTCACCCTGCGGCACCGCGTCGTCGGGCTGGCCGACCCCCTGCCGCTGCGCCGGCTGGCCGGGACCGACCTCTGGTACGTCGTCGTCGAGATCCCGCCGGACTCGCGCGTGGAGTACCAGTTCGAGGCCCGCCGCGGCGACTCCTACGAGCGCTTCAACGACCCCGGCAACCCCCGGCAGGCCCGCGGGCCCTTCGGCAGCTCGTCGGTGCTGCACGGCGCGGGCTACGTCACGCCCTCGTGGGCGGTGCACGACCCCGACGCCCGGCCGGGCGAGCTGGTCGAGACGTGGATCCGCAGCACCGCGCAGCGGCGGGACAACCGGGTGACCCTCTACCTGCCCGCCCGGTTCCGGCGCTCGGCCCGCTACCCGCTGCTCGTGGTGCACGACGGCGGGGACTACCTCGAGTACGCCGCCATGAAGACGGTGCTCGACAACCTCATCCACCGCCTCGACGTCGCCGAGGCGGTGGTGGCCTTCACCCACCCCGGCGACCGGCTCGTGGAGTACCCGAACTCCAGCGCGCACGCCCGCTGGATCGCCACCGAGCTCGTCGGCCGGCTCGAGGAGGACCTGCCGCTGGCCCCCGGTCCGGGCGCCCGGGCGCTGATGGGCTCCAGCTTCGGCGCCGTCGCCTCGCTGTCCACCGCCGTCCGGCACCCCGGCACGTTCGGCTCCCTGCTGCTCCAGTCGGGGTCCTTCGTGTTCACCGACATCGGCGCCGACCACGGCGAGGACCGGGCCTTCGACCCCGTCGTCCGCTTCGTCAACCGGTACCGGGCCCGGCCGACCCGGGTGGCGGACCGGCTCTTCGTCTCCTGCGGGGTGTACGAGGACCTGATCGTCCAGAACCGCTCGATGCTGCCGGTGCTCAGCGGCACCGGCATGGAGGTCGAGTACGTGGAGTCCCGCGACGGCCACAACTGGGAGTCCTGGCGCGACCGGCTGCAGGACGGCCTCGGCTTCGTGCTGCCCGGCGAGGCGATGTTCGTCTACGAGTGA
- the rpsF gene encoding 30S ribosomal protein S6, whose amino-acid sequence MRPYEVMVILDPETDERSVQPTLEQFLTVITKGGGTVENLDIWGRRRLAYEIQKKSEGIYAVITMQANPVDVKELDRQFSINESIMRTKVIRTDAH is encoded by the coding sequence ATGCGCCCTTACGAGGTCATGGTCATCCTCGACCCTGAGACCGATGAGCGTTCCGTCCAACCCACGCTCGAGCAGTTCCTCACCGTCATCACCAAGGGTGGCGGCACCGTGGAGAACCTGGACATCTGGGGTCGTCGCCGGCTGGCGTACGAGATCCAGAAGAAGTCTGAGGGCATCTACGCCGTCATCACGATGCAGGCCAACCCGGTCGACGTGAAGGAGCTGGACCGCCAGTTCTCGATCAACGAGTCGATCATGCGCACCAAGGTCATCCGCACCGACGCCCACTGA
- a CDS encoding single-stranded DNA-binding protein, translated as MAGETPITLVGNLTADPELRFTPSGAAVANFTVASTPRTFDRQSNEWRDGDAMFLNCAVWRQAAENVAESLQKGMRVIVQGRLKSRSYETREGEKRTVFEVDVDEIGPALRYATAKVTRTTSSGGGGGGQGGGGGYGGGGGGNRPSGGGGGGYSGGGGGNGGGGGEDPWATGASSGSGGGGGRAQGSDPWATPQSDEPPF; from the coding sequence ATGGCAGGCGAAACACCCATCACCCTGGTCGGCAACCTCACCGCCGACCCGGAGCTGCGCTTCACCCCCTCGGGTGCCGCGGTCGCGAACTTCACCGTCGCGTCGACCCCGCGCACCTTCGACCGTCAGTCCAACGAGTGGCGTGACGGCGATGCGATGTTCCTCAACTGCGCCGTCTGGCGCCAGGCTGCCGAGAACGTCGCCGAGTCGCTCCAGAAGGGCATGCGGGTCATCGTCCAGGGTCGCCTGAAGTCACGGAGCTACGAGACCCGCGAGGGCGAGAAGCGCACCGTGTTCGAGGTCGACGTCGACGAGATCGGCCCGGCGCTGCGCTACGCGACCGCGAAGGTCACCCGCACCACCAGCAGTGGTGGTGGCGGCGGTGGCCAGGGCGGTGGCGGCGGCTACGGCGGCGGTGGCGGCGGCAACCGGCCCTCCGGGGGCGGTGGCGGCGGCTACAGCGGCGGTGGCGGCGGCAACGGCGGCGGCGGGGGCGAAGACCCCTGGGCCACCGGTGCCAGCAGCGGCAGCGGCGGCGGCGGCGGCCGCGCACAAGGCTCCGACCCCTGGGCGACGCCCCAGAGCGACGAGCCCCCGTTCTGA
- the rpsR gene encoding 30S ribosomal protein S18, with amino-acid sequence MASTPPAKRAPKKKSNPLRAGQHIDYKDTATLRKFISERGKIRARRVTGLSVQEQRKVAIAIKNAREVALLPYASTAR; translated from the coding sequence ATGGCCAGCACCCCACCCGCCAAGCGCGCACCGAAGAAGAAGTCCAACCCGCTGCGCGCGGGCCAGCACATCGACTACAAGGACACCGCCACGCTGCGGAAGTTCATCTCCGAGCGCGGGAAGATCCGCGCCCGCCGGGTGACCGGGCTCTCCGTCCAGGAGCAGCGCAAGGTCGCCATCGCCATCAAGAACGCCCGTGAGGTTGCGCTGCTGCCGTACGCCTCGACGGCTCGCTGA
- the rplI gene encoding 50S ribosomal protein L9: MKLILTAAVDNLGGAGDVVEVKDGYGRNYLVPRGFAIRWTRGGEKQIDGIKRSRAAREIRGIDHAQEVRTQLEGISVELPVRAGDTGKLFGAVTAADIAGAIKKAGNVSVDKRSVEIGKPIKSVGTHTIGIKLHDAVTAHVQLAVVAAS; this comes from the coding sequence ATGAAGCTCATCCTGACGGCTGCCGTGGACAACCTCGGTGGCGCCGGCGACGTGGTCGAGGTCAAGGACGGCTACGGCCGGAACTACCTCGTCCCGCGTGGCTTCGCCATCCGCTGGACCCGTGGCGGCGAGAAGCAGATCGACGGCATCAAGCGGAGCCGTGCGGCCCGAGAGATCCGCGGCATCGACCACGCCCAGGAGGTGCGGACGCAGCTCGAGGGCATCAGCGTCGAGCTCCCGGTGCGGGCCGGTGACACCGGCAAGCTGTTCGGCGCGGTCACCGCGGCGGACATCGCCGGCGCCATCAAGAAGGCCGGCAACGTGTCGGTGGACAAGCGCTCCGTCGAGATCGGCAAGCCGATCAAGTCGGTGGGCACCCACACCATCGGCATCAAGCTGCACGACGCGGTCACCGCGCACGTCCAGCTCGCGGTCGTCGCCGCGTCCTGA